The genomic window TGGTGCCGCCTATGCTTATCCTCGATGAAGCGACTTCTTCTATCGACACTATGACAGAGATACGCATTCAGCGAGCTTTTACCAAGCTGATAAAGGGCAGGACGAGCTTTATTGTTGCTCACAGGCTCTCGACCATAGTTGAATCCGACTGTATACTGGTCATGGATAAAGGCCATATAATCGAGCAGGGAACACATGAACAGCTGCTTGACAAAAAGGGATTTTACTATGATCTGTATATGTCACAGTTTATTGATGACCAAGGAGGGGCATTATGCTCAAAGCAGTAATATTTGATATGGACGGCCTGCTTGTTGACACCGAAAAGCTCTTGCAGCGTTTCTGGGTCGAGGCGGCGCAGTTTTACGGCTACCCGATGAAAAAGGAACACGTTTTGCAGATACGCTCTATGTCCGCAAAGCTCGCAGGCCCTCTTTTACAGAGAATAGTATGTGAGGATTTTGATTACCCGAAAGTGCGTCTTAAGCGCCTTGAGCTGATGAACGCATACATAGCAGAAAACGGCATCGAAAAGAAAAAAGGCATTGACGAGCTGCTTGATTACCTCGATACAACACCACTGAAAAAAGCTGTATGCACTGCGACTGACGATAAGCGCACAAAGCTCTACCTTGAAAGCATCGGCATTTATCACCGATTTGATGCGCATATCAGCGGTAATATGATAGCTAATGGCAAGCCTGCCCCTGACATATACCTTTATGCCTGTGAGCAGTTAGGACTTGTGCCGGGAGACTGTATGGCTCTTGAGGACAGCCCGAACGGCATTACCTCGGCCTATGATGCAGGCTGTATGCCCGTTATGGTGCCCGACCTCACTCAGCCCGATGATGTGACACGCCCCAAGACTATCGCTGTGTGCCAGAGCCTTGATAAGGTGATAGATGTTATAAAGAATATGCTGTGAAAAAAGCTCTGTACCGTGATTGGTACAGAGCTTTAATACTATTCGTATATACTCTTCCTCAACAGCCCCTTAGCCTCATCAAAATCAATATCCAGTGTCGAGCCAACACCGTCGTGATTGCCGTATGTGAACTTGTCGTCCTCAGGTATTCTCTGCGAAACTATCTCGTATTTCGCAATAAACGGCACTCTGTATGATAAGAAGTAAAGCTCACTGCTCGTGTAGTTGGTAGTAAGGCTTTCAAGGGAAGTCTCGATAAAGCTGTTGAGCTCTATCGGGTTAAGGGTCTTTGCCTTTTCAACTATCTTTGAAATAACGGTGCGCTGACGCTGCGTTCTCTCAAAGTCGGCATTTCCTACATATCTGAGTCTTGCGTATGCAAGCGCCTGGTTGCCGTTGACGTGCATATTCTTGCCGCCTTTTGAGAGGTAGTCAGTGCCTTTTTTGTTTCCGAAGATGTTGTTCTGTTCGCCCATAGGGTCTTCCATGCCCTGTGCTTCTTCATCGGATATGTCAAGCTCAATGCCGCCCACCGCATCAACTATCTTAGCAAACGAGAAGAAATCAACATAGAAATATTTGTCGATGCGTATGTCGAAGTTGTATTCTATCGTGTCGAGCAGCAGCTCAGGGCCGCCGTAGACGTTTGCGGCATTTATCTTGCCCATGTCATCAACACCGTCACCGTCTCTGTCAAGTCCTGGGAATGTGACATAGGTGTCTCTCATAAACGAGGTCATGGTCGTCTTTTTCTTTTTGGAGTCGATAGAGAGCAGGATTATCGAGTCAGTTCTGCCACGCTCTTCCATGCTTCTTGTGTCAGAGCCTACAAGCAGGATATTGAGTACATCATCACTTTGCATAGTACCGCTCGTGTAGTGCCTGTCGCCAGTCTCGACCTTCTTTACATCGCCAATGTATTTCCAGATGAATACCTGTAACAGTATAAACAGTATCAATGCTATAACGAGCAGGATAACAAAGAATTTCTTTACAGGGTTCATCTTCTTTTTCTTTTCCTGCTTGTGTGAACCGAAGTTATTCTTTATGTCATATTTGCTGCTCTTTTTGCTGCTTTTTTTCTTCTTCTGAGGCTGCTTTGAAGGCTTTTCTTTTGAAGGTCTTTCTCTCGATGGCCTTTCTTTAGAGGGTCTGTCTCTTGACGGCCTGTCTCTTGACTGGGAAGGGGGCTCATATTCGGGCTCGTCTGCTTCCCCGTATTCCTCATAGTCCTCGTCAAAATCATCGTAATCGTCATTTTCGTAGACGTATTCTACTTTTTTTCTTCCGCCCTCGGATAATCTGTTGTATCGTTCGAGCTGTCTTCTGTATTGCTCGGCGTAGTCGTTGTTGTCTGCGCCGTCGTATATATCATCGTCATATATTTTTTTGCCCATTTTTAACGCTCCTTGGTATTGTTATTCATTGTCTTTTGATATTATATTATATTTTCCCATAATTGTCAATCTGCTTTAACATATTTGCCTAAAGCATATCGTAAAACAACTTCTTCTTTGTTAAAATGTCCTTATTGAAAATGCGATGGAAATAGTGTATAATTATTATGTATGTAAATATATAAGAATTGAGGTCATAGTTTTGAGCGATATAAACAGCGAGATCAAGAGAAGGCGTACCTTTGCCATTATCTCCCACCCCGATGCAGGTAAGACGACACTTACCGAGAAATTCCTGCTTTACGGCGGTGCTATACAGCAGGCAGGTATGGTAAAGGGCAAAAAGAATATGCGCCACGCCGTTTCCGACTGGATGGAGATAGAAAAGCAGAGAGGTATCTCTGTTACATCGTCCGTTTTGCAGTTTGAATATGAGAATTTCTGCATAAATATACTTGATACCCCTGGTCACCAGGACTTTTCGGAGGACACCTACCGTACACTTATGGCAGCTGACTCAGCAGTCATGGTAATCGATGCTTCAAAGGGTGTTGAGAACCAGACAAGAAAGCTGTTCAAGGTCTGCGTTATGCGTCATATCCCGATCTTTACATTTATAAATAAGATGGACAGGGATTCAAGAAATCCATTTGACCTGATCGACCAGATAGAGAACGAACTTGGCATCAGTACTTACCCTGTCAACTGGCCTATCGGTTCAGGAAAAGAATTCAAGGGCGTTTTTGACAGATTTGAAAGGCATATAATCAGCTTTGAGTCAAATGGCGCTGCGCATCAGGCAGGTGCTAAGATATCAGACCTGACTGACCCGTCACTTGCCGAAACTCTCGGCGAGGAAAACCATAACACACTTATTGAGGATATCGAGCTGCTTGACGGCGCAAGTGATGATTTTGACCTTGACGCTGTTCATAAGGGTGAGCTCTCACCGGTGTTCTTTGGTTCTGCGCTTACTAATTTCGGTGTTGAGCCGTTTCTGGAGAGCTTCCTGAAAATGACTCCTCCGCCAATGCCCCGTATGTCTTCTGAGGGCGAGGTAGATCCTTTTGACGATAACTTCTCAGCTTTTGTATTCAAGATACAGGCTAATATGAATAAAGCTCACCGTGACAGACTTACGTTTATGCGTATATGCTCCGGCAAGTTTGACAAAGATATGGAAGTTCTGCACGTTCAGGGCAACAAGAAGATGCGTCTTTCACAGCCTCAGCAGATAATGGCCGAGCAGCGTGAGATAGTTAACGAGGCTTATGCCGGAGATATCATAGGCGTATTCGACCCGGGCATATTCTCTATCGGTGATACAGTCTGCTCACCTAAGAAGAAATTCGAGTTTGAGGGGATTCCTACCTTTGCGCCTGAGCATTTCCAGCGTGTCCGCCCGAAGGATACGATGAAGCGCAAGCAGTTCGTCAAGGGCGCAGAGCAGATAGCGCAGGAGGGTGCTATACAGATATTCCACGAACCTATGATGGGTATGGAAGAAGTCATAGTCGGCGTTGTAGGTGTCCTCCAGTTTGATGTTTTCCAGTATAGAATGAAGAATGAGTATAATGTTGACCTTGTGATCGAGGGCCTGCCTTACT from Ruminococcus sp. NK3A76 includes these protein-coding regions:
- a CDS encoding peptide chain release factor 3 codes for the protein MSDINSEIKRRRTFAIISHPDAGKTTLTEKFLLYGGAIQQAGMVKGKKNMRHAVSDWMEIEKQRGISVTSSVLQFEYENFCINILDTPGHQDFSEDTYRTLMAADSAVMVIDASKGVENQTRKLFKVCVMRHIPIFTFINKMDRDSRNPFDLIDQIENELGISTYPVNWPIGSGKEFKGVFDRFERHIISFESNGAAHQAGAKISDLTDPSLAETLGEENHNTLIEDIELLDGASDDFDLDAVHKGELSPVFFGSALTNFGVEPFLESFLKMTPPPMPRMSSEGEVDPFDDNFSAFVFKIQANMNKAHRDRLTFMRICSGKFDKDMEVLHVQGNKKMRLSQPQQIMAEQREIVNEAYAGDIIGVFDPGIFSIGDTVCSPKKKFEFEGIPTFAPEHFQRVRPKDTMKRKQFVKGAEQIAQEGAIQIFHEPMMGMEEVIVGVVGVLQFDVFQYRMKNEYNVDLVIEGLPYSYIRWIDKMNVSEPKDLKISSDTKIVQDFRGNYLLLFSSEWNIRWALERNEGLELSEFNRGELQ
- a CDS encoding HAD family phosphatase, which gives rise to MLKAVIFDMDGLLVDTEKLLQRFWVEAAQFYGYPMKKEHVLQIRSMSAKLAGPLLQRIVCEDFDYPKVRLKRLELMNAYIAENGIEKKKGIDELLDYLDTTPLKKAVCTATDDKRTKLYLESIGIYHRFDAHISGNMIANGKPAPDIYLYACEQLGLVPGDCMALEDSPNGITSAYDAGCMPVMVPDLTQPDDVTRPKTIAVCQSLDKVIDVIKNML
- a CDS encoding LCP family protein is translated as MGKKIYDDDIYDGADNNDYAEQYRRQLERYNRLSEGGRKKVEYVYENDDYDDFDEDYEEYGEADEPEYEPPSQSRDRPSRDRPSKERPSRERPSKEKPSKQPQKKKKSSKKSSKYDIKNNFGSHKQEKKKKMNPVKKFFVILLVIALILFILLQVFIWKYIGDVKKVETGDRHYTSGTMQSDDVLNILLVGSDTRSMEERGRTDSIILLSIDSKKKKTTMTSFMRDTYVTFPGLDRDGDGVDDMGKINAANVYGGPELLLDTIEYNFDIRIDKYFYVDFFSFAKIVDAVGGIELDISDEEAQGMEDPMGEQNNIFGNKKGTDYLSKGGKNMHVNGNQALAYARLRYVGNADFERTQRQRTVISKIVEKAKTLNPIELNSFIETSLESLTTNYTSSELYFLSYRVPFIAKYEIVSQRIPEDDKFTYGNHDGVGSTLDIDFDEAKGLLRKSIYE